A genomic segment from Drosophila miranda strain MSH22 chromosome 3, D.miranda_PacBio2.1, whole genome shotgun sequence encodes:
- the LOC108160727 gene encoding putative uncharacterized protein DDB_G0277255 isoform X1, producing MQNQMAETISTAASSMELALKDTSPSVAVGGGLIVDMTPTTAALLHHNALALRSLKEAAAHRDASVSGSASESELPEPRSPTPTPTNLSTGGPHSPPMTFRCERCDNFETSSRASLLLHVVQCLAGQAAAAAAAASVRLKSEDLGEPENMSLSHMDTGKPSSGCNGGSSSSASSSPAGNGSGNSSSSRKVFECDVCNMKFSNGANMRRHKMRHTGVKPYECRVCQKRFFRKDHLAEHFTTHTKTLPYHCPICNRGFQRQIAMRAHFQNEHVGQHDLVKTCPLCSYRAGSMKSLRIHFFNRHGIDLDNPGPGGTSSLLLALESQASAAAAAAAASYVPPGMSPVPVPVTAQQQQQQQQQSSSVAPPPASHQSDSGESMRSLENATPPMHFLTPHVEISTLSENGNTELFNLICVWRESALQGNNNNNINNSNNNCSSSSSSNNNNNCNSHNNNNTISVISNGNSESNAEKVKDRALIMQSPVELQLPMDCNTKATPITSSTTTTTSLKSHLQQHHHHHHHHHENHITPSISLIPIKQEPMTEDVDKKLQVNGSDPSSDTEQSSNHSNNNNNNNNRTSLIKVSPLKSLLREDLKRRICAKANNRITRNATPLENNSVLSNSLSNGSGSGSGSGGVNSSSNGGGTPASAVPNPSNGSGSTQICNGTITSTGQDGDLLNRKLILTCHFCGIEFPDETLYFLHKGCHCESNPWKCNICGEQLNNVYDFNAHLLSKSHQ from the exons ATGCAGAACCAG ATGGCCGAAACGATCAGCACTGCAGCCAGCAGCATGGAGCTGGCCCTCAAGGATACCAGCCCCTCGGTGGCAGTGGGAGGGGGCCTCATTGTGGATATGACGCCGACCACGGCAGCACTGTTGCACCACAATGCACTGGCCCTGCGCAGCCTTAAGGAGGCTGCAGCCCATCGGGATGCGTCCGTCTCGGGATCCGCCTCGGAATCAGAGCTCCCGGAGCCACGATCGCCGACGCCGACACCCACGAATCTCAGTACTGGCGGCCCCCACTCGCCGCCCATGACATTCCGCTGCGAGAGATGTGACAATTTCGAAACGAGCTCCCGGGCCTCGCTGCTCCTCCACGTGGTGCAGTGTTTGGCCGGACAGGCGGCTGCGGccgcagcagctgcctcgGTCCGTCTGAAGAGCGAGGATCTGGGGGAGCCGGAGAACATGAGCCTCAGCCACATGGACACTGGAAAGCCATCGTCGGGCTGTAACGGGGGGTCCAGCTCCTCGGCCAGCTCCTCGCCGGCGGGCAATGGCagtggcaacagcagcagctccaggaAGGTCTTCGAGTGCGACGTGTGCAACATGAAGTTCTCCAACGGAGCCAATATGCGGCGCCACAAGATGCGGCACACGGGCGTGAAGCCGTACGAGTGCCGAGTCTGCCAGAAGCGATTCTTCCGCAAGGACCACCTGGCCGAGCACTTTACCACCCACACCAAGACGCTGCCCTACCACTGCCCCATCTGCAATCGCGGCTTCCAGCGGCAGATCGCGATGCGCGCGCACTTCCAGAACGAGCACGTCGGCCAGCACGATCTGGTCAAGACCTGCCCTCTCTGCAGCTACCGGGCTGGGTCCATGAAATCGCTGCGCATCCACTTCTTTAACCGGCATGGGATCGACTTGGACAACCCGGGGCCCGGCGGCACATCCTCCCTGCTTCTGGCGCTCGAGTCGCAGGCTTCGGCGGCGgcagctgcggctgctgccagCTATGTCCCGCCCGGCATGAGTCCCGTTCCCGTGCCCGTTACAgcccagcagcaacagcagcagcagcagcagtcgtcCTCGGTGGCGCCTCCTCCTGCCAGTCATCAGAGCGACAGCGGGGAGTCGATGCGCTCACTGGAGAACGCCACACCGCCCATGCACTTCCTCACGCCGCACGTGGAGATCTCCACGCTAAGCGAGAACGGGAACACGGAGCTATTCAAC CTGATTTGCGTTTGGCGTGAATCTGCATTGCagggcaacaacaataacaacatcaacaacagcaacaacaactgcagcagcagcagcagcagtaacaacaacaacaattgcaacagccacaacaacaacaatacaaTTAGTGTGATTAGCAATGGAAACAGCGAGTCCAATGCGGAGAAGGTGAAAGATCGCGCCCTGATCATGCAGTCGCCGGTGGAGCTGCAGCTGCCCATGGACTGCAACACAAAGGCCACACCGATCACGTCGAGCACCACGACAACGACGAGCCTCAAGAGCCATctccagcagcaccaccatcaccatcaccaccACCACGAGAATCACATAACGCCCTCGATCAGCCTGATACCAATCAAGCAG GAGCCAATGACAGAGGATGTGGACAAAAAGTTGCAGGTCAATGGCAGCGATCCCAGCAGCGACACAGAACAATCTTCCaaccacagcaacaacaacaacaacaacaacaacagaaccTCACTGATTAAG GTCTCACCATTGAAATCTCTCCTGCGAGAGGATCTGAAACGTCGAATATGCGCCAAGGCCAACAACCGGATCACACGGAATGCCACACCCCTGGAGAACAACAGCGTGCTGTCGAACAGCCTCAGCAATGGGTCGGGTTCGGGTTCTGGATCGGGTGGCGTAAACAGCAGCAGTAACGGCGGTGGCACGCCCGCATCAGCGGTGCCGAATCCCAGCAACGGGTCCGGCTCCACACAGATCTGCAACGGCACGATCACGTCGACGGGGCAGGATGGGGATCTGCTGAATCGCAAGCTCATCCTCACCTGCCACTTCTGCGGCATCGAGTTCCCCGACGAGACGCTCTACTTCCTCCACAAGGGCTGCCACTGCGAGAGCAATCCGTGGAAGTGCAACATCTGCGGCGAACAGCTGAACAACGTCTACGACTTCAATGCTCATCTGTTGAGCAAGAGTCATCAATAG
- the LOC108159442 gene encoding uncharacterized protein LOC108159442, producing the protein MAFATRKKEDPLSSNDDEILQIKIIELQDKLDDILSNQDLIITLLSQVNPLPNINGPLTEPTEIRTEYFPVREQQELEKLDSELANPGNSFIPMMKRILRPEGIIQPLKDSIPKIFGEEIIMGFNFDGVNHKQPFRQFKNINRTIYEIQKRSGYTEADYIADIRITFHTLKRRYHKRKHDVKRRSKLNKFFD; encoded by the exons ATGG CATTTGCGACTAGGAAGAAAGAAGATCCGCTCTCGTCCAATGACGATGAGATATTGCAAATCAAAATAATAGAGCTGCAGGACAAATTAGATGACATCTTGAGCAATCAAGACTTGATAATCACTCTCCTAAGTCAAGTAAACCCACTGCCAAACATTAATGGGCCGTTGACTGAACCCACTGAGATCAGAACGGAATATTTCCCAGTGCGAGAGCAGCAAGAACTGGAAAAATTAGACTCTGAATTGGCCAATCCCGGAAATAGCTTT ATTCCTATGATGAAGCGAATTTTGCGGCCAGAAGGCATCATCCAGCCACTGAAGGATAGTATACCCAAGATATTCGGAGAGGAAATAATAATGGGCTTCAACTTCGATGGTGTTAACCACAAACAGCCGTTTAGGCAGTTTAAGAATATTAACAGGACCATCTATG AGATTCAAAAAAGAAGTGGATACACTGAAGCAGACTACATCGCAGATATAAGAATTACTTTCCACACCCTAAAACGTCGGTATCATAAAAGAAAACACGATGTGAAAAGGAGGAGTAAATTGAACAAGTTCTTTGACTGA
- the LOC108160727 gene encoding putative uncharacterized protein DDB_G0277255 isoform X3 has protein sequence MQNQMAETISTAASSMELALKDTSPSVAVGGGLIVDMTPTTAALLHHNALALRSLKEAAAHRDASVSGSASESELPEPRSPTPTPTNLSTGGPHSPPMTFRCERCDNFETSSRASLLLHVVQCLAGQAAAAAAAASVRLKSEDLGEPENMSLSHMDTGKPSSGCNGGSSSSASSSPAGNGSGNSSSSRKVFECDVCNMKFSNGANMRRHKMRHTGVKPYECRVCQKRFFRKDHLAEHFTTHTKTLPYHCPICNRGFQRQIAMRAHFQNEHVGQHDLVKTCPLCSYRAGSMKSLRIHFFNRHGIDLDNPGPGGTSSLLLALESQASAAAAAAAASYVPPGMSPVPVPVTAQQQQQQQQQSSSVAPPPASHQSDSGESMRSLENATPPMHFLTPHVEISTLSENGNTELFNGNNNNNINNSNNNCSSSSSSNNNNNCNSHNNNNTISVISNGNSESNAEKVKDRALIMQSPVELQLPMDCNTKATPITSSTTTTTSLKSHLQQHHHHHHHHHENHITPSISLIPIKQEPMTEDVDKKLQVNGSDPSSDTEQSSNHSNNNNNNNNRTSLIKVSPLKSLLREDLKRRICAKANNRITRNATPLENNSVLSNSLSNGSGSGSGSGGVNSSSNGGGTPASAVPNPSNGSGSTQICNGTITSTGQDGDLLNRKLILTCHFCGIEFPDETLYFLHKGCHCESNPWKCNICGEQLNNVYDFNAHLLSKSHQ, from the exons ATGCAGAACCAG ATGGCCGAAACGATCAGCACTGCAGCCAGCAGCATGGAGCTGGCCCTCAAGGATACCAGCCCCTCGGTGGCAGTGGGAGGGGGCCTCATTGTGGATATGACGCCGACCACGGCAGCACTGTTGCACCACAATGCACTGGCCCTGCGCAGCCTTAAGGAGGCTGCAGCCCATCGGGATGCGTCCGTCTCGGGATCCGCCTCGGAATCAGAGCTCCCGGAGCCACGATCGCCGACGCCGACACCCACGAATCTCAGTACTGGCGGCCCCCACTCGCCGCCCATGACATTCCGCTGCGAGAGATGTGACAATTTCGAAACGAGCTCCCGGGCCTCGCTGCTCCTCCACGTGGTGCAGTGTTTGGCCGGACAGGCGGCTGCGGccgcagcagctgcctcgGTCCGTCTGAAGAGCGAGGATCTGGGGGAGCCGGAGAACATGAGCCTCAGCCACATGGACACTGGAAAGCCATCGTCGGGCTGTAACGGGGGGTCCAGCTCCTCGGCCAGCTCCTCGCCGGCGGGCAATGGCagtggcaacagcagcagctccaggaAGGTCTTCGAGTGCGACGTGTGCAACATGAAGTTCTCCAACGGAGCCAATATGCGGCGCCACAAGATGCGGCACACGGGCGTGAAGCCGTACGAGTGCCGAGTCTGCCAGAAGCGATTCTTCCGCAAGGACCACCTGGCCGAGCACTTTACCACCCACACCAAGACGCTGCCCTACCACTGCCCCATCTGCAATCGCGGCTTCCAGCGGCAGATCGCGATGCGCGCGCACTTCCAGAACGAGCACGTCGGCCAGCACGATCTGGTCAAGACCTGCCCTCTCTGCAGCTACCGGGCTGGGTCCATGAAATCGCTGCGCATCCACTTCTTTAACCGGCATGGGATCGACTTGGACAACCCGGGGCCCGGCGGCACATCCTCCCTGCTTCTGGCGCTCGAGTCGCAGGCTTCGGCGGCGgcagctgcggctgctgccagCTATGTCCCGCCCGGCATGAGTCCCGTTCCCGTGCCCGTTACAgcccagcagcaacagcagcagcagcagcagtcgtcCTCGGTGGCGCCTCCTCCTGCCAGTCATCAGAGCGACAGCGGGGAGTCGATGCGCTCACTGGAGAACGCCACACCGCCCATGCACTTCCTCACGCCGCACGTGGAGATCTCCACGCTAAGCGAGAACGGGAACACGGAGCTATTCAAC ggcaacaacaataacaacatcaacaacagcaacaacaactgcagcagcagcagcagcagtaacaacaacaacaattgcaacagccacaacaacaacaatacaaTTAGTGTGATTAGCAATGGAAACAGCGAGTCCAATGCGGAGAAGGTGAAAGATCGCGCCCTGATCATGCAGTCGCCGGTGGAGCTGCAGCTGCCCATGGACTGCAACACAAAGGCCACACCGATCACGTCGAGCACCACGACAACGACGAGCCTCAAGAGCCATctccagcagcaccaccatcaccatcaccaccACCACGAGAATCACATAACGCCCTCGATCAGCCTGATACCAATCAAGCAG GAGCCAATGACAGAGGATGTGGACAAAAAGTTGCAGGTCAATGGCAGCGATCCCAGCAGCGACACAGAACAATCTTCCaaccacagcaacaacaacaacaacaacaacaacagaaccTCACTGATTAAG GTCTCACCATTGAAATCTCTCCTGCGAGAGGATCTGAAACGTCGAATATGCGCCAAGGCCAACAACCGGATCACACGGAATGCCACACCCCTGGAGAACAACAGCGTGCTGTCGAACAGCCTCAGCAATGGGTCGGGTTCGGGTTCTGGATCGGGTGGCGTAAACAGCAGCAGTAACGGCGGTGGCACGCCCGCATCAGCGGTGCCGAATCCCAGCAACGGGTCCGGCTCCACACAGATCTGCAACGGCACGATCACGTCGACGGGGCAGGATGGGGATCTGCTGAATCGCAAGCTCATCCTCACCTGCCACTTCTGCGGCATCGAGTTCCCCGACGAGACGCTCTACTTCCTCCACAAGGGCTGCCACTGCGAGAGCAATCCGTGGAAGTGCAACATCTGCGGCGAACAGCTGAACAACGTCTACGACTTCAATGCTCATCTGTTGAGCAAGAGTCATCAATAG
- the LOC108160727 gene encoding putative uncharacterized protein DDB_G0277255 isoform X2 — protein MAETISTAASSMELALKDTSPSVAVGGGLIVDMTPTTAALLHHNALALRSLKEAAAHRDASVSGSASESELPEPRSPTPTPTNLSTGGPHSPPMTFRCERCDNFETSSRASLLLHVVQCLAGQAAAAAAAASVRLKSEDLGEPENMSLSHMDTGKPSSGCNGGSSSSASSSPAGNGSGNSSSSRKVFECDVCNMKFSNGANMRRHKMRHTGVKPYECRVCQKRFFRKDHLAEHFTTHTKTLPYHCPICNRGFQRQIAMRAHFQNEHVGQHDLVKTCPLCSYRAGSMKSLRIHFFNRHGIDLDNPGPGGTSSLLLALESQASAAAAAAAASYVPPGMSPVPVPVTAQQQQQQQQQSSSVAPPPASHQSDSGESMRSLENATPPMHFLTPHVEISTLSENGNTELFNLICVWRESALQGNNNNNINNSNNNCSSSSSSNNNNNCNSHNNNNTISVISNGNSESNAEKVKDRALIMQSPVELQLPMDCNTKATPITSSTTTTTSLKSHLQQHHHHHHHHHENHITPSISLIPIKQEPMTEDVDKKLQVNGSDPSSDTEQSSNHSNNNNNNNNRTSLIKVSPLKSLLREDLKRRICAKANNRITRNATPLENNSVLSNSLSNGSGSGSGSGGVNSSSNGGGTPASAVPNPSNGSGSTQICNGTITSTGQDGDLLNRKLILTCHFCGIEFPDETLYFLHKGCHCESNPWKCNICGEQLNNVYDFNAHLLSKSHQ, from the exons ATGGCCGAAACGATCAGCACTGCAGCCAGCAGCATGGAGCTGGCCCTCAAGGATACCAGCCCCTCGGTGGCAGTGGGAGGGGGCCTCATTGTGGATATGACGCCGACCACGGCAGCACTGTTGCACCACAATGCACTGGCCCTGCGCAGCCTTAAGGAGGCTGCAGCCCATCGGGATGCGTCCGTCTCGGGATCCGCCTCGGAATCAGAGCTCCCGGAGCCACGATCGCCGACGCCGACACCCACGAATCTCAGTACTGGCGGCCCCCACTCGCCGCCCATGACATTCCGCTGCGAGAGATGTGACAATTTCGAAACGAGCTCCCGGGCCTCGCTGCTCCTCCACGTGGTGCAGTGTTTGGCCGGACAGGCGGCTGCGGccgcagcagctgcctcgGTCCGTCTGAAGAGCGAGGATCTGGGGGAGCCGGAGAACATGAGCCTCAGCCACATGGACACTGGAAAGCCATCGTCGGGCTGTAACGGGGGGTCCAGCTCCTCGGCCAGCTCCTCGCCGGCGGGCAATGGCagtggcaacagcagcagctccaggaAGGTCTTCGAGTGCGACGTGTGCAACATGAAGTTCTCCAACGGAGCCAATATGCGGCGCCACAAGATGCGGCACACGGGCGTGAAGCCGTACGAGTGCCGAGTCTGCCAGAAGCGATTCTTCCGCAAGGACCACCTGGCCGAGCACTTTACCACCCACACCAAGACGCTGCCCTACCACTGCCCCATCTGCAATCGCGGCTTCCAGCGGCAGATCGCGATGCGCGCGCACTTCCAGAACGAGCACGTCGGCCAGCACGATCTGGTCAAGACCTGCCCTCTCTGCAGCTACCGGGCTGGGTCCATGAAATCGCTGCGCATCCACTTCTTTAACCGGCATGGGATCGACTTGGACAACCCGGGGCCCGGCGGCACATCCTCCCTGCTTCTGGCGCTCGAGTCGCAGGCTTCGGCGGCGgcagctgcggctgctgccagCTATGTCCCGCCCGGCATGAGTCCCGTTCCCGTGCCCGTTACAgcccagcagcaacagcagcagcagcagcagtcgtcCTCGGTGGCGCCTCCTCCTGCCAGTCATCAGAGCGACAGCGGGGAGTCGATGCGCTCACTGGAGAACGCCACACCGCCCATGCACTTCCTCACGCCGCACGTGGAGATCTCCACGCTAAGCGAGAACGGGAACACGGAGCTATTCAAC CTGATTTGCGTTTGGCGTGAATCTGCATTGCagggcaacaacaataacaacatcaacaacagcaacaacaactgcagcagcagcagcagcagtaacaacaacaacaattgcaacagccacaacaacaacaatacaaTTAGTGTGATTAGCAATGGAAACAGCGAGTCCAATGCGGAGAAGGTGAAAGATCGCGCCCTGATCATGCAGTCGCCGGTGGAGCTGCAGCTGCCCATGGACTGCAACACAAAGGCCACACCGATCACGTCGAGCACCACGACAACGACGAGCCTCAAGAGCCATctccagcagcaccaccatcaccatcaccaccACCACGAGAATCACATAACGCCCTCGATCAGCCTGATACCAATCAAGCAG GAGCCAATGACAGAGGATGTGGACAAAAAGTTGCAGGTCAATGGCAGCGATCCCAGCAGCGACACAGAACAATCTTCCaaccacagcaacaacaacaacaacaacaacaacagaaccTCACTGATTAAG GTCTCACCATTGAAATCTCTCCTGCGAGAGGATCTGAAACGTCGAATATGCGCCAAGGCCAACAACCGGATCACACGGAATGCCACACCCCTGGAGAACAACAGCGTGCTGTCGAACAGCCTCAGCAATGGGTCGGGTTCGGGTTCTGGATCGGGTGGCGTAAACAGCAGCAGTAACGGCGGTGGCACGCCCGCATCAGCGGTGCCGAATCCCAGCAACGGGTCCGGCTCCACACAGATCTGCAACGGCACGATCACGTCGACGGGGCAGGATGGGGATCTGCTGAATCGCAAGCTCATCCTCACCTGCCACTTCTGCGGCATCGAGTTCCCCGACGAGACGCTCTACTTCCTCCACAAGGGCTGCCACTGCGAGAGCAATCCGTGGAAGTGCAACATCTGCGGCGAACAGCTGAACAACGTCTACGACTTCAATGCTCATCTGTTGAGCAAGAGTCATCAATAG